A genomic stretch from Hydrogenimonas urashimensis includes:
- a CDS encoding 4Fe-4S dicluster domain-containing protein, translated as MSLMKAPENTPVWTDENRCKACDICVAVCPAGVLAMRYDPHTILGQMITVVEPDSCIGCNECELSCPDFAIFVADKKEYKFAKLTEQAKERAKKIAENNYMVLGA; from the coding sequence ATGAGTCTGATGAAAGCACCGGAGAACACTCCGGTTTGGACCGATGAAAATCGATGCAAAGCATGCGACATCTGTGTTGCCGTATGCCCTGCGGGCGTACTGGCCATGCGTTACGATCCCCACACCATTCTGGGACAGATGATTACCGTCGTCGAGCCCGATTCCTGCATCGGATGCAACGAATGTGAACTCTCATGCCCCGATTTCGCTATTTTCGTAGCGGACAAGAAAGAGTACAAGTTCGCCAAACTGACCGAGCAGGCGAAAGAGCGCGCGAAGAAGATCGCCGAAAACAACTATATGGTTCTCGGTGCCTAA